A single window of Magnetococcus marinus MC-1 DNA harbors:
- a CDS encoding serine/threonine-protein kinase, protein MSDQKNPGSGIKLSLLPIGEEQNRAPEPSAPVPTPPTPITGLSLKSTADDAAYIQDPTPVTPTKPAAPVQQAAPVQQAAPVQQAAPVQQAAPVQQAAPNSDFSPPDRGSFKLGSSKPAAPAPNSDFSPPDRGSFKLGSSKPAAPAPNSDFSPPDRGSFKLGSSKPAAPAPNSDFSPPDRGSFKLGSSKPAAPAPNSDFSPPDRGSFKLSKAAPSQAKVVEEKPEAEAPTPANQGAFKLGGLATPIAKRPLPAKKQGDFQPTTREEIAPAGSAGQPPAPFTVDPDEQDDAPTLLAPIPPMGKPQSGLNQTAGQPKPSLLATAQPPAGSFNWDEDDEATLLAPRDTDDEATLLAPHAGDDDDEATLLAPHAGDDDDEATLLAPHAGDEDDEATLLAPHAGDEDDEATLLAPHAGDDDDEATLLAPHAGDEDDEATLLAPHAGDEDDEATLLAPHAGDEDDEATLLAPHDALNEEDEEGATILAPPSASSAKLAHLAAQDDADSDDDAPTIMTQSPRLSMRDEDEEPITGMTQEGMSDEDDPTETTAATSNTTGTTTGTGSVLARRRRKKKDEDAEGEDSDHKHPDALPIGELLFNNMYQVEKVLGQGGFGLTYRAKDLNLNLNVAIKEYLPKQIAQRMPDKSIQARNQSDIKMFNQGRDRFLDEARTLAQFKHPSLVRILTYFSHNNTAYMAMEFEEGEPLSDVLKREKTLDEKAMLAVIMPLLQGVEVLHQKKYIHRDIKPDNIFIRSKDGTPVLLDFGSARQQSGNEDGQMTAMLTPNYAPMEQYFDDASRQGPWTDIYSVGAVMYRCISGRKPANAPQRSNALMRNAPDPMNPAVDVGAGRYSEAVLKAIDLALTVVETERPQKISDWLNAVATEEGSAEFSSEMLAADFTSGRNRVILIAAASILLVLVGGLIWLGQIGTGDLLLSDKERTQKVIAELRLQAEQGNATAMYQLGQRRSVGDGLQKNDVTAFNWMVKAAKQGHVRAMRQVALAMRQGTGTAKSLTESVTWFAKAAQKGDALSQFYYAVALGEADHGDPLKHAQALEWLKKSADRGFAPARFVMAQLYELGDEKFAKDPQKAFQLYLQASAQRVDLATYRLAQLYDSGIGTQQDPKKAREVMTQAANNGLEGAQYQLGLWYKYGHGGPISHTEAYKWLIKAARQDIIPAQYLVGEALITGIGTSPNYTEARSFLTKAASQGYVPAQLKLSQILMEGLGGSSSDSTEATIWLRKAAELGNREAQYQMAVHRRDGIGVDEDMADAFYWFGEAAKQGHVAAQNQLALMYERGQGVVKNLEKAIFWYRTAAQQGSREAQKNLAWMYEEGKGVEKDITQAVKLYLMAARQGDMKAQKNLAWMFEVGRGVPKDIVRSYFWNAVAAAAGDQDAASNLSLIIRNMDQQQRLDGDKMVKAWIKAKKQSDNASNGHATQL, encoded by the coding sequence ATGAGCGATCAAAAAAATCCCGGTAGCGGCATCAAACTCTCTCTCCTTCCCATCGGGGAAGAGCAGAACCGTGCCCCTGAACCTTCAGCCCCAGTGCCAACCCCCCCGACCCCCATAACGGGTTTGTCGCTTAAATCCACGGCTGACGACGCCGCCTATATCCAGGACCCTACACCGGTTACGCCCACAAAGCCCGCCGCACCCGTGCAACAGGCCGCACCCGTGCAACAGGCCGCACCCGTGCAACAGGCCGCACCCGTGCAACAGGCCGCACCCGTGCAACAGGCCGCACCCAACAGCGACTTCTCGCCCCCAGATCGGGGTAGCTTTAAATTGGGCTCCAGCAAACCTGCGGCCCCGGCGCCCAACAGCGACTTCTCGCCCCCAGATCGGGGTAGCTTTAAATTGGGCTCCAGCAAACCTGCGGCCCCGGCCCCCAACAGCGACTTCTCGCCCCCAGATCGGGGTAGCTTTAAATTGGGCTCCAGCAAACCTGCGGCCCCGGCGCCCAACAGCGATTTCTCGCCCCCAGATCGGGGTAGCTTTAAATTGGGCTCCAGCAAACCTGCGGCCCCGGCGCCCAACAGCGACTTCTCGCCCCCAGATCGGGGTAGCTTTAAACTGAGCAAAGCCGCCCCTAGCCAGGCTAAGGTCGTGGAGGAAAAGCCCGAAGCCGAAGCGCCTACCCCTGCCAACCAGGGGGCCTTTAAGCTGGGGGGTTTAGCCACCCCTATTGCTAAACGGCCACTACCGGCTAAAAAACAGGGGGATTTTCAACCCACCACGCGGGAAGAGATTGCCCCTGCTGGATCAGCTGGCCAACCCCCTGCCCCCTTTACGGTGGACCCCGATGAGCAGGATGATGCGCCAACTCTTTTGGCACCCATACCACCCATGGGCAAACCCCAATCCGGCTTGAACCAAACGGCGGGGCAACCCAAACCCTCTTTGCTTGCCACAGCCCAGCCCCCCGCCGGTTCCTTCAATTGGGATGAGGACGACGAGGCCACCCTGCTGGCCCCACGCGATACCGATGACGAGGCCACCCTGCTGGCCCCCCACGCTGGGGATGACGACGACGAGGCCACCCTGCTGGCCCCCCACGCTGGGGATGACGACGATGAGGCCACCCTGCTGGCCCCCCACGCTGGGGATGAGGACGACGAGGCCACCCTGCTGGCCCCCCACGCTGGGGATGAGGACGACGAGGCCACCCTGCTGGCCCCCCACGCTGGGGATGACGACGATGAGGCCACCCTGCTGGCCCCCCACGCTGGGGATGAGGACGACGAAGCCACCTTGCTGGCCCCCCACGCTGGGGATGAGGACGACGAAGCCACCTTGCTGGCCCCCCACGCTGGGGATGAGGACGACGAGGCCACCCTGCTGGCCCCTCACGATGCCTTGAATGAGGAGGATGAAGAGGGCGCCACCATACTGGCACCCCCATCTGCATCTTCAGCAAAATTGGCCCATTTAGCCGCCCAGGATGATGCCGATAGTGACGACGACGCACCAACCATCATGACCCAATCCCCCAGGCTAAGCATGCGCGATGAGGATGAAGAGCCCATCACAGGCATGACCCAAGAGGGCATGTCCGACGAGGACGACCCAACCGAAACCACCGCAGCAACCAGTAACACCACCGGGACCACCACGGGCACGGGTTCGGTATTGGCCCGCCGTCGCCGCAAAAAAAAGGATGAGGATGCCGAAGGGGAGGATAGCGATCATAAACACCCCGACGCCCTACCCATCGGTGAACTGCTGTTCAACAATATGTACCAAGTGGAAAAGGTATTGGGCCAAGGGGGCTTTGGGCTTACCTATCGGGCGAAGGATCTTAACCTCAATCTTAATGTGGCCATTAAAGAGTATCTGCCCAAACAGATTGCGCAGCGTATGCCGGACAAATCGATCCAGGCGCGCAACCAGTCTGACATTAAAATGTTCAATCAAGGGCGCGACCGTTTTCTGGATGAAGCCCGTACCCTCGCCCAGTTTAAGCACCCCTCCTTGGTGCGTATTCTCACCTATTTTTCCCACAACAACACCGCCTATATGGCCATGGAGTTTGAAGAGGGGGAACCCCTTTCGGACGTGCTCAAGCGGGAAAAAACCCTGGATGAAAAAGCGATGCTCGCGGTCATTATGCCGCTGCTTCAGGGGGTAGAGGTTCTTCACCAGAAAAAATATATCCACCGGGACATCAAACCCGACAACATTTTCATCCGCTCCAAAGATGGCACCCCTGTGCTGTTGGACTTTGGTTCAGCCCGCCAGCAATCGGGCAATGAGGATGGCCAAATGACCGCCATGCTCACCCCCAACTATGCTCCCATGGAGCAATATTTCGACGACGCCTCCCGTCAAGGGCCATGGACCGATATCTATTCGGTGGGGGCGGTCATGTACCGCTGCATCAGTGGTCGCAAACCTGCCAACGCGCCCCAGCGCAGCAATGCCCTTATGCGCAATGCTCCAGACCCCATGAACCCGGCGGTGGATGTGGGGGCGGGGCGCTACTCCGAAGCGGTGCTAAAAGCCATTGATCTGGCCCTAACGGTGGTGGAGACCGAGCGGCCACAAAAGATCTCTGACTGGCTCAATGCGGTGGCCACCGAAGAAGGCTCTGCCGAATTCTCTTCAGAGATGCTGGCCGCCGATTTTACCAGTGGTCGCAACCGGGTTATTTTGATTGCCGCTGCGAGCATTCTGCTGGTACTGGTTGGAGGTCTCATCTGGCTGGGACAGATTGGCACCGGGGATCTGCTGCTCAGCGATAAGGAGCGCACCCAAAAGGTCATTGCCGAGCTGCGCCTGCAAGCCGAGCAAGGCAATGCCACCGCCATGTATCAACTGGGGCAGCGCCGCAGTGTGGGGGATGGCCTGCAAAAAAATGATGTAACCGCGTTTAACTGGATGGTCAAGGCCGCCAAACAGGGCCACGTGCGGGCCATGCGCCAGGTGGCTTTGGCCATGCGCCAAGGGACCGGCACGGCTAAAAGCCTAACAGAAAGTGTGACTTGGTTTGCTAAGGCGGCCCAAAAGGGGGATGCCCTCTCCCAGTTTTACTATGCCGTAGCCCTTGGCGAGGCGGATCATGGGGATCCGCTCAAACATGCTCAAGCGTTGGAGTGGTTAAAAAAATCAGCGGATCGCGGTTTTGCCCCCGCCCGTTTTGTCATGGCCCAGCTTTATGAACTGGGGGATGAAAAGTTTGCCAAAGATCCGCAAAAAGCTTTTCAACTCTATTTACAAGCCTCCGCGCAACGGGTAGATCTTGCCACCTATCGCTTAGCCCAGCTCTACGACAGCGGCATCGGTACCCAGCAAGACCCCAAAAAGGCCCGTGAGGTGATGACCCAAGCGGCCAATAATGGTCTGGAAGGTGCGCAATACCAGTTAGGGCTGTGGTATAAATATGGGCATGGTGGCCCCATCAGCCATACAGAGGCTTATAAATGGCTGATCAAGGCGGCACGCCAAGATATTATACCGGCTCAATATTTGGTGGGTGAGGCGCTGATTACTGGCATCGGCACCAGCCCCAACTATACCGAGGCGCGTAGCTTTCTCACCAAAGCGGCCAGCCAAGGTTATGTCCCTGCCCAACTTAAACTCTCGCAGATTTTAATGGAAGGGCTGGGCGGCTCATCCAGCGACAGCACCGAAGCAACCATTTGGTTACGCAAGGCCGCCGAGTTAGGCAATCGGGAGGCACAATATCAAATGGCGGTCCACCGCCGGGATGGCATTGGGGTGGATGAAGATATGGCGGATGCCTTTTATTGGTTTGGTGAAGCGGCCAAACAGGGCCATGTGGCAGCACAGAACCAACTTGCGCTCATGTATGAGCGGGGCCAAGGGGTGGTTAAAAACCTGGAAAAGGCGATTTTCTGGTATCGTACTGCGGCGCAGCAAGGCTCCCGAGAGGCTCAAAAGAACTTAGCTTGGATGTACGAAGAGGGCAAAGGGGTTGAAAAAGATATTACCCAAGCGGTCAAGCTCTACTTAATGGCCGCCCGCCAAGGGGATATGAAAGCCCAGAAAAACCTCGCTTGGATGTTTGAGGTGGGGCGGGGTGTGCCCAAGGATATCGTCCGTTCCTATTTTTGGAACGCCGTTGCCGCCGCCGCTGGAGACCAAGACGCCGCTAGCAATCTAAGCCTGATTATTCGCAATATGGATCAGCAGCAGCGCCTGGATGGGGATAAGATGGTCAAGGCGTGGATTAAAGCCAAAAAACAGAGTGATAACGCCTCCAATGGACACGCGACCCAGCTCTAA
- a CDS encoding type II secretion system protein — protein MFSFVKKYNQRKEAGFTLMEMAIVLVVIGLILGAVSVGKDLQRNAEYRKITNKFIGQWVQAYNQYYERTGVVPGDVITAPTGIASVADGATFAEIFTNTGIKVPRGRGTGNENEYLYYDAAGSPHTLIVSFVNSTTPTSTGTLIGNLMQIEAVSPVLFSTLESSIDGIVQFDDGVFRCASDIAPTATTVKDETAVTAATCWYKMQQ, from the coding sequence ATGTTTAGTTTTGTCAAAAAATACAACCAACGCAAAGAGGCTGGCTTCACGCTGATGGAGATGGCCATTGTGTTGGTGGTGATTGGTTTGATCCTCGGCGCGGTCTCCGTTGGTAAAGATCTGCAACGAAATGCAGAGTACCGCAAAATCACCAACAAGTTTATTGGCCAGTGGGTGCAAGCCTACAACCAGTACTATGAGCGCACTGGGGTTGTACCCGGCGATGTTATTACCGCCCCCACCGGTATTGCCAGTGTAGCCGATGGCGCTACCTTTGCCGAAATTTTCACCAACACCGGTATTAAAGTACCCCGTGGCCGTGGTACAGGTAACGAAAACGAATATCTCTATTATGATGCCGCTGGCAGCCCCCATACGCTGATTGTCTCGTTTGTTAACTCGACGACACCCACCAGCACGGGCACCCTGATCGGTAACTTGATGCAAATTGAAGCGGTCTCCCCTGTGCTGTTCAGCACCCTGGAGAGCTCCATTGATGGCATCGTCCAGTTCGATGATGGTGTGTTCCGTTGCGCCAGCGACATCGCCCCCACAGCCACCACCGTTAAAGATGAGACGGCTGTCACTGCGGCCACTTGCTGGTATAAAATGCAGCAATAG
- a CDS encoding AAA family ATPase, with protein sequence MSAPQHGLNPTPSNRAPAYGELYLEFLGLIRPPFPVVPDAENFYLPARLDVLIAEITHGILTRKGFMVITGEVGCGKTTITRRILHTLEHHPVESALIINTFYQGVELIEEICHDFGIALDEDGGLGNRLKQLNRFLIEKHKQGKICTIIFDDAQNLSHESLELVRMISNLETEHEKLVQILLVGQSELSARLDEHALRQLKSRIVILGQVTPFNADEMKQYIHFRLNRAGSGGVIGITEQAYARLFNWTGGNPRLINKLMDRTLYGLFAENTTRIEAKLVDGVAAEVGLTDQWGRPNRRSLWTGSSLIRYVLAAAGGGLLVMAGLYLAGVLGVPQAPWRGDGPVVISMGSPSMAEAPLAALPAPMPSAPMPSADNAVENAVSSPASATAPQMGAEDAPFYVAVHHFLSDKGLQRHTKSYLQALQEGWLETLAQHIHNESGYRLVRLNKVPDALRKSYLLLKYNDPVRGESFHLLWKPERWLAPDQVGPRNEASAHLQRMLAMTPFYKGLPDGMIGPESLNAIKAFQRAYDLPESGQPDAETQFMLAFYVRKQLQLSERLQQNKAHIPQASNVAVAAQLDPTMIELQPLRHQPVRHNLTRTLPLSPLQPSQPLAVVAPLDEGVIPNRTGGDNTAPAAQGDELRYAVQVATFQTQTQAVKLTEQLQQSGMPAFVQQLDAASGGVWHVVRMGPYFDGAVAVQARDQIKKRYQLSAIIVHLKRETPHAAEAQDGVGHAVATGE encoded by the coding sequence ATGAGTGCCCCCCAACATGGGTTAAACCCCACCCCAAGTAATCGAGCCCCTGCCTATGGGGAGCTCTATCTGGAGTTTTTAGGTCTTATCCGCCCCCCCTTTCCGGTGGTTCCAGATGCGGAGAATTTTTATCTGCCCGCTCGCCTGGATGTGCTGATTGCCGAGATCACCCACGGCATTCTAACCCGTAAGGGGTTTATGGTGATTACCGGCGAGGTGGGCTGTGGTAAGACCACCATCACCCGGCGCATTTTGCACACCCTGGAACACCATCCGGTAGAGAGTGCCTTGATCATCAACACCTTCTACCAGGGGGTGGAGCTAATCGAGGAAATTTGCCACGATTTTGGCATCGCCTTGGATGAGGATGGAGGGTTGGGCAACCGCTTAAAACAGCTCAACCGATTTTTGATTGAAAAACACAAACAGGGGAAAATCTGCACCATTATTTTTGACGATGCACAAAACCTCTCCCATGAAAGTTTGGAACTGGTGCGCATGATCTCCAATTTGGAGACAGAGCATGAAAAATTGGTGCAAATTCTATTGGTTGGACAAAGTGAACTCAGTGCTAGGCTGGATGAGCACGCGCTGCGCCAGTTAAAAAGCCGCATTGTTATTTTGGGTCAGGTTACCCCCTTTAATGCCGACGAGATGAAACAGTATATCCATTTTCGCCTCAACCGTGCAGGCTCTGGTGGGGTGATTGGCATTACCGAGCAGGCCTATGCTCGGCTGTTTAACTGGACCGGTGGCAATCCCCGTTTGATCAATAAATTGATGGATCGCACCCTCTACGGACTGTTTGCGGAGAATACCACCCGTATTGAGGCCAAGCTGGTGGATGGGGTGGCCGCCGAGGTGGGGTTGACCGATCAATGGGGGCGGCCTAACCGCCGTTCCCTCTGGACGGGCTCTTCTCTTATCCGCTATGTGTTGGCGGCGGCTGGCGGTGGGCTGCTGGTGATGGCTGGGCTCTATTTGGCTGGGGTGTTGGGGGTGCCTCAGGCACCATGGCGGGGCGATGGGCCGGTGGTGATCTCCATGGGTAGCCCGAGTATGGCGGAAGCGCCGCTGGCAGCCCTGCCTGCGCCGATGCCGTCTGCGCCGATGCCGTCTGCGGATAACGCGGTAGAAAACGCTGTAAGCTCTCCTGCGTCTGCGACCGCTCCCCAAATGGGGGCCGAGGATGCGCCATTTTATGTGGCAGTTCACCATTTTTTGAGTGATAAAGGGCTGCAACGTCACACAAAAAGTTATCTGCAAGCCCTACAAGAGGGGTGGTTGGAGACGCTGGCCCAACATATTCATAACGAATCCGGCTATCGCTTGGTGCGCCTAAATAAGGTGCCTGATGCCCTGCGCAAAAGCTATTTGCTGCTCAAATATAATGATCCTGTGCGGGGTGAGTCGTTTCACTTGCTGTGGAAGCCTGAGCGTTGGTTAGCCCCTGATCAGGTTGGTCCACGGAATGAAGCCTCTGCCCATCTGCAACGCATGTTGGCGATGACCCCTTTTTACAAGGGTCTGCCCGATGGCATGATTGGCCCAGAGAGCTTGAATGCGATCAAGGCGTTTCAACGTGCTTATGATCTACCCGAGAGCGGCCAGCCCGATGCTGAGACGCAGTTTATGTTGGCGTTCTATGTGCGTAAACAGTTGCAGCTTTCTGAACGATTACAGCAGAATAAAGCGCATATTCCGCAAGCGTCAAACGTTGCTGTTGCTGCGCAGCTTGACCCAACCATGATCGAGTTACAGCCGTTGCGGCACCAACCGGTTAGGCATAATCTAACCCGTACCCTGCCCCTTTCGCCGTTGCAACCTAGCCAGCCGCTGGCGGTGGTTGCCCCTCTGGATGAGGGGGTGATACCCAACCGTACCGGTGGGGATAATACCGCACCAGCGGCGCAAGGGGATGAGCTCCGTTATGCGGTACAGGTAGCGACCTTTCAGACGCAAACACAGGCCGTTAAATTGACCGAACAGTTGCAGCAGAGCGGTATGCCGGCCTTTGTACAGCAACTGGATGCGGCGAGCGGGGGCGTGTGGCATGTGGTACGCATGGGTCCTTATTTTGATGGCGCAGTGGCGGTTCAAGCGCGGGACCAGATAAAAAAACGCTATCAGCTTTCAGCCATTATTGTTCACCTTAAGAGAGAAACCCCCCATGCGGCTGAAGCGCAGGATGGGGTGGGCCACGCTGTAGCCACGGGGGAGTGA
- a CDS encoding GspE/PulE family protein, with protein MNDQPRKKPIGVLLQEKGLISDAHIGLALQDQKITKERVGEILERLGFVSQYDVATTISEQEDRPYLDINAVRPAEESLRLFNRNICEQNDFLPMRHDTQAGAIECVTAADDVVALDKLITRHTGLKPFFYQGEKGKIRNAVQYYYYFLENPVEKLLEREIQLLSMDKDDVRNLDNFVAHLFQLAVKNRASDIHIRPMDRAINIAFRIDGVLRPMFSLPPSMKRVITTLKMRADMDIAEQRLPQDGSFGETILTNHYDFRVSTTVCPYGENMVMRLLPAKSDFMGLPQLGFEPDDIELVRQIFNEPYGIVLLTGPTGSGKTTTLYAAVRALNLTEKNVMTVENPIEYRIPLMRQTQINTKAGYTFSSAIRHFLRHDPDVILVGEIRDKETAETAISASETGHLVLSTLHTNTAFGALPRLRSLGIPPFMLADSLVGVVSQRLVRKICPTCKEAYTPSQEELDYLKIEGLDTLYRGVGCETCFGTGFHGRTLVYEVLRSFPALAVAIGNDATLDEMRHIAVSNGYREIETCAHAKLVRGDVSLSEVVRVLGY; from the coding sequence ATGAACGATCAGCCGCGTAAAAAACCCATTGGTGTGCTGCTGCAAGAGAAGGGTTTGATCTCCGATGCCCACATCGGTCTGGCTTTGCAGGATCAGAAAATCACAAAAGAGCGGGTGGGTGAAATTCTTGAGCGGTTGGGCTTTGTCTCCCAGTACGATGTGGCCACCACCATCTCGGAGCAGGAGGATCGCCCCTATCTGGATATTAACGCGGTACGCCCAGCGGAGGAGAGCCTGCGGCTGTTTAACCGCAATATCTGCGAACAAAACGATTTTTTGCCCATGCGCCATGATACCCAAGCCGGGGCCATTGAGTGCGTAACCGCCGCAGATGATGTGGTGGCCCTGGATAAATTGATTACCCGCCATACCGGTTTAAAGCCCTTCTTTTACCAGGGGGAAAAGGGCAAAATCCGCAATGCGGTGCAGTACTATTACTATTTTCTGGAAAACCCGGTGGAGAAGTTGCTGGAGCGGGAAATCCAGTTGCTTAGTATGGATAAGGATGATGTGCGCAATCTGGATAACTTTGTGGCGCATCTTTTTCAGTTGGCGGTTAAAAACCGCGCCTCGGATATTCATATACGCCCCATGGACCGGGCGATTAACATCGCCTTTCGTATTGACGGTGTGTTGCGTCCCATGTTTTCCCTGCCCCCCAGCATGAAACGGGTGATTACCACCCTGAAGATGCGGGCGGATATGGATATTGCCGAGCAGCGTCTGCCCCAGGATGGGAGCTTTGGTGAGACCATTTTGACCAACCACTATGATTTTCGGGTCTCCACCACGGTTTGCCCCTATGGGGAAAATATGGTGATGCGTCTGTTGCCCGCCAAGAGCGACTTTATGGGCCTGCCCCAGTTGGGTTTTGAACCCGACGATATTGAGCTGGTGCGGCAGATTTTTAACGAACCCTATGGCATTGTGCTGCTGACTGGGCCGACCGGATCGGGTAAGACCACGACGCTGTATGCGGCGGTGCGGGCGTTAAACTTGACCGAAAAGAATGTGATGACGGTGGAAAACCCCATCGAATATCGTATTCCCTTGATGCGCCAGACCCAGATTAATACCAAGGCTGGTTACACCTTCTCCAGCGCCATTCGCCACTTTTTGCGGCATGATCCAGATGTTATCTTGGTGGGGGAAATTCGCGATAAAGAGACCGCCGAAACCGCCATCTCCGCCTCGGAGACCGGCCACTTGGTGCTCTCGACCTTGCACACCAACACCGCCTTTGGTGCGTTGCCCCGTTTGCGTTCGCTGGGGATCCCGCCCTTTATGTTGGCCGATTCTTTGGTTGGGGTGGTGAGTCAGCGTTTGGTCCGTAAAATTTGCCCCACGTGCAAAGAGGCCTATACCCCCAGTCAGGAGGAGTTGGACTACCTCAAGATTGAGGGGTTGGATACCCTCTACCGGGGGGTGGGGTGTGAAACCTGCTTTGGGACAGGTTTTCATGGTCGTACCTTGGTCTATGAGGTGCTACGTTCGTTCCCCGCCTTGGCGGTTGCCATTGGTAATGATGCGACCTTGGATGAGATGCGCCATATTGCGGTAAGCAATGGGTATCGTGAGATTGAGACCTGTGCCCACGCCAAGCTGGTGCGGGGAGATGTCTCCCTGTCAGAAGTGGTGCGGGTGCTGGGTTATTAA
- a CDS encoding type II secretion system F family protein gives MAYFYYKYLSKDGPIATGLIDLPYDNPISATTYLEQQGHTVIVVNPLSPFMGALAGLAIHTFEKKVTMEELAEGLTNMAVMLKAGIPLITCLKDTIADHDNSTLSKVGQQLVMRVEGGSSLAEALAAYPRYFPDTLVFLVRLGEETGSLDQTVRDAAAHTQKMDKIRRDTKSALTYPTFMFVAIFGAMFFWIYLVVPPMADMFKQFQLDLPVFTKMVIDGSVVIKANVGMIFGVLLGTIFTLVALVKSSAAVRKLIQRILMKTPIFKVILTAFNLAFITQYMSMMLRAGVDVMRTLQVLKEAIPNEIYREHLDQVQENLVSGIGLRESFDKVGIFPNFVVRMIGVGEQSGTLSEQLEYIAEDYRVKLDELVGNIGKLVEPIAIVVGGGLFIALAMALFAPLYQLIKNI, from the coding sequence ATGGCCTATTTCTACTACAAATACTTGAGCAAGGATGGCCCCATTGCAACGGGGTTGATAGATCTGCCCTACGATAACCCGATTTCGGCTACCACCTATCTGGAGCAGCAGGGCCACACGGTGATTGTGGTTAACCCGCTGAGCCCCTTTATGGGAGCGTTGGCGGGGTTGGCGATCCACACCTTTGAAAAAAAAGTGACCATGGAGGAGCTGGCCGAGGGGTTAACCAACATGGCGGTTATGCTTAAAGCCGGTATTCCCCTAATCACCTGTCTTAAAGATACCATTGCCGATCATGACAACTCGACCCTATCCAAGGTGGGGCAGCAGTTGGTTATGCGGGTGGAGGGTGGCTCCAGTCTGGCAGAGGCATTGGCGGCTTATCCCCGTTATTTTCCCGATACCTTGGTCTTTTTGGTGCGCTTGGGGGAGGAGACCGGTAGCCTGGATCAGACCGTGCGTGATGCCGCCGCCCACACGCAGAAGATGGATAAAATCCGGCGGGATACCAAAAGCGCTTTAACCTATCCCACCTTTATGTTTGTGGCCATTTTTGGGGCGATGTTCTTCTGGATCTACCTGGTGGTCCCGCCCATGGCTGATATGTTTAAACAGTTTCAGCTGGATCTGCCGGTATTTACCAAGATGGTGATCGACGGTTCTGTGGTGATCAAAGCCAATGTGGGGATGATCTTCGGTGTGCTATTGGGGACCATTTTTACCTTGGTCGCCCTGGTTAAATCCAGCGCAGCGGTGCGTAAATTAATCCAAAGAATTTTGATGAAAACACCGATTTTTAAGGTGATTCTTACCGCTTTTAACCTCGCTTTTATTACCCAATATATGAGCATGATGCTCAGGGCCGGGGTGGATGTGATGCGCACCTTGCAGGTGTTGAAAGAGGCGATTCCCAACGAGATCTACCGGGAGCATTTGGACCAAGTACAGGAGAATTTGGTTTCGGGGATTGGCCTGCGGGAATCCTTTGATAAGGTGGGGATCTTTCCCAACTTTGTGGTGCGTATGATCGGTGTGGGGGAGCAGTCGGGTACCTTGAGTGAACAGCTGGAGTATATTGCTGAAGATTATCGGGTTAAGCTTGATGAGTTGGTGGGGAATATTGGTAAGTTGGTGGAGCCCATCGCCATTGTGGTGGGGGGCGGTCTGTTTATTGCGCTGGCCATGGCGCTGTTTGCCCCCCTCTACCAGTTGATTAAAAATATTTAA